One window of Hymenobacter sp. BRD128 genomic DNA carries:
- a CDS encoding lipopolysaccharide assembly protein LapB has product MDLVKPALAAALALGLLAPAHARAQGADLPAAFATSYAAEAKADYAEAIAALRPTYVGMYEQNLRLGWLYFLAKNYTASVTYYQKAVEQRPYAVEPKLGLIKPLNALGQVEKMLGLYTAVLQADPQNTQANYWAGVIYLNRKQFDQAARHFERVVNLYPFDYDSNISLAWTYLNLGKKAEARALYNKVLLIRPNDANALAGLRRL; this is encoded by the coding sequence ATGGACCTGGTAAAGCCCGCCCTCGCCGCCGCGCTCGCCCTGGGGCTGCTGGCTCCGGCCCACGCCCGGGCTCAGGGGGCCGACCTGCCGGCGGCCTTTGCCACTAGCTACGCGGCCGAGGCCAAGGCCGACTACGCCGAGGCCATTGCGGCCCTGCGGCCGACCTACGTGGGCATGTACGAGCAAAACCTGCGCCTGGGTTGGCTTTACTTTCTGGCCAAAAACTACACCGCCTCCGTCACCTACTACCAGAAGGCGGTGGAGCAGCGCCCCTATGCCGTCGAGCCCAAGCTTGGCCTGATAAAGCCCCTGAACGCGCTCGGGCAGGTCGAAAAGATGCTGGGCTTGTACACGGCCGTTCTGCAAGCCGACCCGCAAAACACCCAGGCCAACTACTGGGCCGGCGTTATCTACCTCAACCGCAAGCAGTTTGACCAGGCCGCCCGTCACTTCGAGCGCGTCGTCAATCTGTATCCGTTCGACTACGACAGCAATATCTCGCTGGCCTGGACCTACCTCAACCTGGGCAAGAAAGCCGAGGCCCGCGCCCTCTACAACAAGGTGCTGCTCATCCGGCCCAACGACGCCAACGCCCTGGCCGGCCTGCGGCGACTGTAA
- the lepB gene encoding signal peptidase I, translating into MALFSRPQPSAPPTPAPAPSKAREWLGSLIFAVVAATLLRWSAVEAYVIPSESMEHSLLVGDYLFVSKLHYGPQTPQTPLQVPLTHQTLPLLGWKSYSDLIQLPTYRFPGFSSVQRNDVVVFHVPHEQQRPADLRTFLIKRCIAVAGDTLTIRQGQVFLNGQPGAVAGQPQTTYFMAVPQPNDEVRQALHDQGVADYTQPDGLPAAGTNPETGQLGYFISCPATVAAYFKKQPYVQSLSVAEPAAELFPDVADFDVSGARSAVPRKWQLDTYGPLPVPKKGQTIALTPANAAIYYKIVSQYEHNPGVTWGPDGMIQQNGKPLTRYTIKQNYYFMLGDNRHNSEDSRFWGFVPEDHVVGKAVFVWLSLDPHADFWHRVRWSRVLRPVS; encoded by the coding sequence ATGGCTCTTTTTTCACGCCCGCAGCCTAGCGCCCCGCCTACTCCGGCCCCCGCCCCCAGCAAAGCCCGCGAGTGGCTGGGCTCGCTCATCTTTGCCGTGGTGGCGGCCACGCTGCTGCGCTGGTCGGCGGTCGAGGCCTACGTCATTCCGTCCGAAAGCATGGAGCACTCGCTGCTGGTGGGCGACTACCTGTTTGTGAGCAAGTTGCACTACGGCCCCCAGACGCCCCAGACGCCCTTGCAGGTGCCCCTGACGCACCAGACGCTGCCGCTGCTGGGGTGGAAAAGCTATTCCGACCTCATTCAATTGCCCACGTACCGCTTTCCGGGCTTTAGCTCGGTGCAGCGCAACGACGTGGTGGTGTTTCACGTGCCGCACGAGCAGCAGCGCCCGGCCGACCTGCGCACGTTTCTCATCAAGCGCTGCATCGCGGTGGCCGGCGATACGCTGACTATTCGCCAGGGCCAGGTGTTTCTCAATGGCCAGCCCGGTGCCGTTGCCGGCCAGCCCCAGACTACCTACTTCATGGCCGTGCCCCAGCCCAACGACGAGGTGCGCCAGGCGCTGCACGACCAGGGCGTGGCCGACTACACCCAGCCCGATGGCCTGCCCGCCGCCGGCACCAATCCTGAAACCGGCCAGCTAGGCTACTTCATCAGCTGCCCGGCCACGGTGGCCGCCTATTTCAAAAAACAGCCCTACGTGCAGTCGCTCAGCGTAGCAGAGCCGGCCGCTGAACTCTTCCCCGACGTGGCCGATTTTGACGTATCGGGCGCCCGGAGCGCGGTGCCGCGCAAGTGGCAGCTTGACACCTATGGCCCGCTGCCCGTGCCCAAAAAAGGCCAGACCATCGCGCTCACGCCCGCCAACGCCGCCATTTACTACAAAATCGTGAGCCAGTACGAGCACAACCCGGGCGTTACCTGGGGCCCGGACGGCATGATTCAGCAAAATGGCAAGCCGCTGACGCGCTACACCATCAAGCAGAACTACTACTTTATGCTGGGCGACAACCGCCACAATTCCGAAGACTCGCGCTTCTGGGGCTTCGTGCCCGAAGACCACGTGGTGGGCAAGGCCGTGTTTGTGTGGCTCTCGCTCGACCCCCACGCCGATTTCTGGCACCGCGTGCGCTGGAGCCGCGTGCTGCGCCCCGTGAGCTAG
- a CDS encoding PAS domain S-box protein produces the protein MSVPHTPLPDPHLALQQLRRRAERQRLASESLPPDTPAETQRLVHELQTYQLELEMQYEELLRAQAEAERSHRQYLDVYDFAPVGYCTLAADGTLLQLNLRTSQLLGQERQRLLGRRLGLFVAPAERMRFAEFLGQLWAAPGQRQSCELAMRGPHDELFFAQLEGAATSEGDDESLPPSSCRLVLLDVTARRQATDQLAASEARFRATFEQARDGMLLLDGQRFVDINVAGLNLLGISDKRRVVGQPLAAFWPRFQPDGRRSLDMLTHCLHTAQARGWCRLVWMRYSPAGEELWDEMSFNPVLINGQPMLHAAWRDVTAAKQGEQQLRESESRLQLALAAANTGVWAWEPPSDLLYQDVRAQEILGLTLPAEPDGMLLPFGRLQQAVHPADAARVEEALGQALREHSVFDQQHRLLRPDGTVRHVAALGRFSYDERTGQPVRFVGLVRDITDRRQVEEALNYKNRLLGNILQNLPVLLARLGPDGRYREHVGQTVGRLGLAQNELVGQLAAEMFPESAAHFQRLLAGERHSYVASVVRNDQPIHLQCFGFFDEEQQEVVIFALDITEPELLKEEATRLRLRQQQELLSAILSTQEEERRRIAEGLHNGVGQLLYGTRLHLDALPPSAAVQASRLLLNEAIETTRSISFELTPSILEDFGLEVALQELVSRIPASLPVDLNLHGLAVPLPALLAIAVYRIVQELLNNVMKHAQAQEVFVQVSREENQLYLSVEDDGVGFDTGAETSLSGIGLAGIRTRVGLLGGTVSINSRPGRGTGFFLQVPIPAA, from the coding sequence ATGTCCGTCCCGCATACTCCCCTCCCCGACCCCCACCTGGCTTTGCAGCAGCTGCGCAGGCGCGCCGAGCGCCAGCGCCTGGCGTCGGAAAGCCTGCCGCCCGATACTCCGGCCGAAACGCAGCGCCTGGTGCACGAGCTGCAAACCTACCAGCTGGAGCTGGAAATGCAGTACGAAGAGCTGCTGCGCGCCCAGGCCGAGGCCGAGCGCAGCCACCGGCAGTACCTCGATGTCTACGATTTTGCCCCCGTAGGCTACTGCACCCTGGCCGCCGATGGCACGCTGCTCCAGCTCAACCTGCGCACCAGCCAGCTGCTGGGCCAGGAGCGCCAGCGGCTGCTGGGCCGGCGGCTAGGCCTGTTTGTGGCCCCGGCCGAGCGCATGCGGTTTGCCGAGTTTCTGGGGCAGCTGTGGGCCGCGCCCGGCCAGCGGCAAAGCTGCGAGCTGGCCATGCGCGGCCCCCACGACGAGCTGTTTTTTGCCCAGCTCGAAGGCGCGGCCACGTCGGAAGGCGACGACGAAAGCCTGCCGCCCAGCAGCTGCCGGCTGGTGCTGCTCGACGTGACCGCCCGCCGGCAGGCTACCGACCAGCTGGCGGCGAGCGAGGCGCGCTTCCGGGCCACTTTCGAGCAGGCCCGCGATGGCATGCTGCTGCTCGATGGCCAGCGCTTTGTCGATATCAATGTGGCAGGACTAAATCTACTGGGAATCAGCGATAAACGACGGGTAGTGGGCCAGCCGCTGGCTGCATTCTGGCCCAGGTTTCAGCCCGATGGCCGGCGCTCGCTCGATATGCTCACCCACTGCCTGCACACGGCCCAGGCGCGCGGCTGGTGCCGCCTCGTATGGATGCGCTATAGCCCGGCCGGTGAGGAGCTCTGGGACGAGATGTCGTTTAACCCCGTGCTCATCAACGGCCAGCCAATGCTACACGCGGCTTGGCGCGACGTGACGGCCGCCAAGCAAGGCGAGCAGCAGCTGCGCGAAAGCGAAAGCCGCCTGCAGTTGGCCCTGGCCGCCGCCAATACGGGCGTGTGGGCCTGGGAGCCCCCTTCCGACCTGCTGTATCAAGATGTTCGCGCCCAGGAAATCCTGGGATTAACTCTGCCGGCCGAACCTGATGGCATGCTGTTGCCTTTTGGGCGGCTGCAACAAGCGGTGCACCCCGCCGATGCGGCCCGCGTAGAAGAAGCCCTGGGCCAGGCCCTGCGCGAGCACTCGGTATTTGACCAGCAGCACCGCCTGTTGCGGCCCGATGGCACCGTGCGCCACGTAGCGGCGCTGGGCCGCTTTAGCTACGATGAGCGCACCGGGCAGCCAGTGCGCTTTGTGGGCCTGGTGCGCGATATCACCGACCGCCGCCAGGTAGAAGAGGCGCTGAATTATAAAAACCGCCTGCTGGGCAACATTCTCCAAAACCTGCCCGTGCTGCTGGCTCGCCTCGGCCCCGACGGCCGCTACCGCGAGCACGTGGGCCAAACGGTGGGCCGCCTGGGCCTGGCCCAAAACGAGCTGGTGGGCCAGCTGGCTGCCGAAATGTTTCCGGAAAGTGCTGCCCACTTTCAGCGGCTGCTGGCCGGTGAGCGCCACAGCTACGTGGCCAGCGTGGTGCGCAACGACCAACCCATTCACCTGCAATGCTTTGGGTTTTTTGACGAAGAGCAGCAGGAGGTCGTCATCTTTGCCCTCGACATTACCGAGCCCGAGCTGCTGAAGGAAGAAGCCACCCGCCTGCGCCTGCGCCAGCAGCAGGAGCTGCTCTCGGCCATTCTCAGCACCCAGGAAGAAGAGCGCCGCCGCATTGCCGAGGGCCTGCACAACGGCGTGGGCCAGCTGCTCTACGGGACCCGCCTGCACCTCGATGCGCTGCCACCTTCCGCGGCCGTGCAGGCTAGCCGGCTGCTGCTCAACGAGGCCATTGAAACCACGCGCAGCATCTCGTTCGAGCTCACACCCAGCATTCTCGAAGACTTTGGGCTGGAAGTGGCCCTGCAAGAGCTGGTGAGCCGCATTCCGGCTAGCCTGCCCGTCGACCTCAACCTGCACGGGCTGGCCGTGCCGCTACCCGCCCTGCTGGCCATTGCCGTGTACCGCATCGTGCAAGAGCTGCTTAACAACGTAATGAAACACGCGCAGGCGCAGGAAGTATTTGTGCAGGTATCGCGTGAGGAAAACCAGCTGTACCTGAGCGTGGAAGACGACGGCGTGGGCTTCGATACCGGCGCCGAAACCAGCCTGAGCGGCATTGGCCTGGCCGGCATTCGCACCCGCGTGGGGCTGCTGGGCGGCACGGTCAGCATCAATTCGCGGCCCGGCCGGGGCACCGGGTTTTTCTTGCAGGTGCCCATACCGGCGGCCTAG
- a CDS encoding CheR family methyltransferase gives MTYTARQDGEPAEAAGTAPSRAESVKPELPPGPRGSRPRAGRGAADKFPVVALCGSAGALEAFEKFFVHLPAQSGLAFVVVLHRLPDPAQGTALAQVIQRFTPLPVAEAHDGLRVRPNHVYVIPPGCDLSLLHGSLFWRRPTQPVGRRQPIDFFLQTLAKEVGERAVCIIFSGPGADGTIGLKLIMENFGVVMAQAPETAAFDAMPRAAMATEFVDFVLAPELMPAQLLDYVARPLRAPAAESTSQPSHALQKIFLLIRQQTGHDFSFYKRNTVFRRIERRMNSHQIKEFTHYVRYLQENPAEVERLFHELLIGVTRFFRDPEAFASLKEYLRPILAEKEPDSTVRVWAPGCSTGEEAYSLAMMLFECLDEVDRGRHLKVQIFATDISPESVALARVGQYHDTIEGDVSPTRLKRFFQKSDGQYQIRKEVRDVVVFALHNINKDAPFIKLDLLVCRNLLIYLTAELQRSLLPVFHYALNPRGLLFLGPSENMTGYHDLFQPLDVKWKISRRSTQAAALPHLTKFPFFLARPMAAPPTTALMSASAANHRQPSTFAALVQKKLLQAYAPPAVVIDAKGEILYVNGRTGKYLEPAPGLGGMNLFEMAREELNFELSGAVHRATQSREDVTVDNVRVRTDAGQQLLRLSVRHLAGPETLAGLLLVVFEDQPTPRKVRLAKHNPQDDGRHRDAVVAALNKELQYTKHRLQTTVEEMESSLEELKSANEELQSTNEEAMTNKEEMQSLNEELMTLNMQYLAKTQELGQTANDMKNLLDATEIAIVFLDNDLVIKRFTPPVGRIISLLPGDVGRPLAHFTSSLRYEHLLRDVQQVLDRLTSVETNIQTTRGEWYTLRILPYRSLDNYINGAVLTFTDITALKTLEARLQAAARFGASMMATMREPQLALDADLAIVSANQAFADAFRQPLAGLAGRPLASLGGAWAQPALLQQLQQLLDLATPTAEFSGLALTADFPGLGRRRVVLYGCRLLHQGQPTGQLMLGVRAQTPAEGP, from the coding sequence ATGACTTACACCGCTAGGCAGGATGGGGAGCCTGCTGAGGCCGCCGGCACGGCTCCCAGTAGGGCCGAGTCGGTAAAGCCCGAGTTGCCGCCCGGCCCCAGGGGCAGCCGCCCCCGCGCCGGGCGGGGCGCCGCCGACAAGTTTCCGGTGGTGGCGCTCTGCGGCTCGGCCGGCGCGCTCGAAGCATTTGAGAAGTTTTTTGTCCACCTGCCGGCCCAGAGCGGGCTAGCCTTTGTAGTGGTGCTGCACCGCCTGCCCGACCCCGCGCAGGGCACGGCCCTCGCCCAGGTTATTCAGCGCTTTACGCCGCTGCCCGTGGCCGAGGCCCACGACGGCCTGCGCGTGCGCCCCAACCACGTCTACGTCATTCCGCCCGGCTGCGACCTGAGCCTGCTGCACGGCAGCCTCTTTTGGCGGCGGCCTACCCAGCCGGTGGGCCGCCGCCAGCCCATCGACTTTTTTTTGCAAACCCTGGCCAAGGAGGTGGGCGAGCGTGCGGTGTGCATCATCTTTTCGGGGCCGGGGGCCGATGGCACCATCGGGCTGAAGCTCATCATGGAAAATTTTGGCGTGGTGATGGCCCAGGCCCCCGAAACGGCCGCCTTCGATGCCATGCCCCGCGCCGCGATGGCCACCGAGTTTGTCGATTTTGTGCTGGCCCCCGAGCTCATGCCCGCCCAGCTGCTCGACTACGTGGCGCGCCCCCTGCGCGCGCCCGCCGCCGAAAGCACCAGCCAGCCTAGCCACGCGCTCCAGAAAATATTTCTGCTCATTCGCCAGCAAACGGGCCACGACTTCAGCTTTTATAAGCGCAATACGGTATTTCGGCGCATCGAGCGCCGCATGAACTCGCACCAAATCAAGGAGTTTACGCACTACGTGCGCTACTTGCAGGAAAACCCCGCCGAGGTCGAGCGGCTGTTTCACGAGCTGCTGATTGGCGTCACCAGGTTCTTCCGCGACCCCGAGGCCTTCGCTAGCCTCAAGGAGTACCTGCGGCCGATTTTGGCCGAAAAAGAGCCCGATAGCACCGTGCGGGTATGGGCGCCCGGCTGCTCGACCGGCGAGGAGGCCTACTCGCTGGCCATGATGCTTTTTGAGTGCCTCGACGAGGTAGACAGGGGCCGCCACCTCAAGGTGCAGATTTTTGCTACCGACATCTCGCCCGAGAGCGTTGCCCTTGCCCGCGTGGGGCAGTACCACGACACTATTGAGGGCGACGTGAGCCCCACGCGCCTGAAGCGGTTTTTTCAGAAAAGCGACGGCCAGTACCAGATTCGCAAGGAAGTGCGCGACGTGGTGGTGTTTGCCCTGCACAACATTAACAAGGACGCGCCTTTCATCAAGCTCGACCTGCTGGTGTGCCGCAACCTGCTCATCTACCTCACTGCCGAGCTGCAGCGCAGCCTGCTACCGGTCTTTCACTACGCACTCAATCCCAGGGGGCTGCTCTTTCTGGGGCCCAGCGAGAATATGACCGGCTACCACGACCTGTTTCAGCCGCTCGATGTGAAGTGGAAGATTTCGCGGCGCAGCACCCAGGCGGCGGCGCTGCCGCACCTCACCAAGTTTCCTTTTTTCCTGGCGCGGCCCATGGCCGCGCCGCCGACTACGGCCCTCATGTCCGCCTCTGCCGCCAACCACCGCCAACCCAGCACCTTTGCCGCGCTGGTCCAGAAAAAGCTGCTGCAAGCCTACGCCCCGCCCGCCGTGGTCATCGATGCCAAGGGCGAAATCCTGTACGTGAACGGCCGCACCGGCAAGTATCTGGAGCCCGCCCCCGGCCTGGGTGGCATGAACCTCTTCGAGATGGCCCGCGAGGAGCTGAACTTCGAGCTAAGCGGGGCCGTGCACCGCGCCACCCAAAGCCGCGAAGACGTGACCGTGGACAACGTGCGCGTGCGCACCGATGCCGGCCAGCAGCTGCTGCGCCTGAGCGTGCGGCACCTGGCGGGTCCCGAAACCCTGGCCGGCCTGCTGCTAGTGGTATTTGAAGACCAGCCCACCCCGCGCAAAGTGCGGCTAGCCAAGCACAACCCCCAGGACGACGGCCGGCACCGCGACGCCGTGGTGGCCGCCCTCAACAAGGAGCTGCAATACACCAAGCACCGCCTCCAAACTACTGTGGAGGAGATGGAGAGCAGCCTCGAAGAGCTTAAAAGTGCCAACGAGGAACTGCAAAGCACCAACGAGGAGGCCATGACCAACAAGGAGGAAATGCAGAGCCTCAACGAGGAGCTGATGACCCTCAACATGCAGTACCTGGCCAAAACCCAGGAGCTGGGCCAGACGGCCAACGACATGAAAAACCTGCTCGACGCCACCGAGATTGCCATTGTTTTTCTGGATAATGACCTGGTGATAAAGCGGTTTACGCCGCCCGTGGGGCGCATCATCAGCCTGCTGCCCGGCGATGTGGGCCGGCCGCTGGCCCACTTTACCAGCAGCCTGCGCTACGAGCACCTGCTGCGCGATGTGCAGCAGGTGCTCGACCGCCTCACCAGCGTCGAAACCAACATCCAGACCACGCGTGGCGAGTGGTACACGCTGCGCATTCTACCCTACCGCTCGCTCGACAACTACATCAACGGGGCGGTGCTCACCTTCACCGACATCACGGCTCTCAAAACCCTCGAAGCGCGCTTGCAGGCAGCTGCCCGCTTTGGCGCGAGCATGATGGCTACCATGCGCGAGCCCCAGCTAGCCCTCGACGCCGACCTCGCCATCGTGAGCGCCAACCAGGCCTTTGCCGACGCCTTCCGGCAGCCGCTGGCCGGGCTGGCTGGCCGGCCGCTGGCTAGCCTGGGGGGCGCCTGGGCGCAGCCGGCGCTGCTACAGCAGTTGCAGCAGCTGCTCGACCTGGCCACACCCACGGCTGAATTCAGCGGCCTGGCCCTCACCGCCGACTTTCCGGGCCTGGGCCGGCGGCGGGTGGTGCTCTACGGCTGCCGCCTGCTGCACCAGGGCCAGCCCACCGGCCAGCTCATGCTGGGCGTGCGCGCGCAAACACCAGCGGAAGGGCCCTAA
- a CDS encoding IS5 family transposase (programmed frameshift), which translates to MDEISDRAWTALAPHLSGKAGDVGRTGVDNRLFLNAVFWVARHGCAWRALPARFGKHDTLRKRSRRWAQKGIWQRLFEAVQEPDLDWVMLDSTVVRAHAQAAGSRKKAASAEALGRSRGGLTTKIHALVDALGNPLRVVLGPGQQADCRRVAELLPAAEGTSNVLADKAYDTDAVLASVAALGAQAVIPSKKNRLVQRVIDRNLYRDRNKVERFFSRLKQFRRLATRYDKTASSFLGMVHFISALLWLR; encoded by the exons CTGGATGAAATCAGTGACCGTGCTTGGACCGCTTTGGCCCCACATTTATCGGGCAAAGCGGGCGACGTGGGCCGAACAGGCGTCGATAACCGACTCTTTCTCAACGCCGTGTTCTGGGTGGCGCGCCACGGCTGCGCCTGGCGTGCACTGCCGGCCCGCTTTGGCAAACACGACACGTTGCGCAAACGCAGCCGGCGCTGGGCCCAAAAAGGCATTTGGCAACGCTTGTTCGAAGCCGTGCAGGAACCAGACCTGGATTGGGTGATGCTTGATTCGACCGTGGTGCGGGCCCACGCGCAGGCGGCGGGCAGCCGAAAAAAAGCCGCGTCGGCG GAAGCCCTCGGCCGCAGCCGCGGCGGGCTGACGACCAAAATCCACGCCCTCGTCGACGCGCTGGGTAACCCGTTGCGCGTGGTGCTCGGTCCCGGCCAGCAAGCCGATTGTCGACGCGTAGCGGAACTGCTGCCGGCCGCTGAGGGTACCAGCAACGTGCTGGCAGACAAAGCCTACGATACGGACGCCGTACTCGCCAGCGTGGCCGCCCTCGGTGCCCAAGCGGTGATTCCCAGCAAAAAGAACCGCCTCGTCCAACGCGTGATTGACCGAAATCTGTACCGCGACCGCAACAAAGTCGAGCGCTTTTTTAGTCGCCTCAAGCAGTTTCGCCGGCTGGCCACGCGCTATGATAAAACGGCCAGCAGCTTCTTAGGAATGGTGCATTTCATCTCAGCACTCTTGTGGCTTCGCTAA
- a CDS encoding STAS domain-containing protein, producing MATTATFTVHASSQQTNAGLSLRGSCHSTSAARQLEQAVSELLAAGRPFIWVDCRYLLFLSWHGQRAVFNAHQQARQAGCTLYWCGFTPSVRGQLADTGLHLLLNLLPAGSYQGPTALLKEPLPAALHTRTFKQ from the coding sequence ATGGCAACGACTGCCACCTTTACCGTGCACGCAAGCAGCCAGCAAACCAACGCGGGGCTGAGCTTGCGCGGTAGCTGCCACAGCACCAGCGCGGCCCGGCAGCTCGAGCAGGCCGTGTCCGAGCTGCTGGCCGCCGGCCGGCCGTTTATCTGGGTAGATTGCCGCTACCTGCTGTTTTTGAGCTGGCACGGGCAGCGGGCCGTTTTCAATGCCCACCAGCAGGCGCGCCAGGCGGGCTGCACCTTGTACTGGTGCGGCTTCACACCGTCGGTGCGCGGCCAGCTGGCCGATACCGGCCTGCACCTGCTGTTAAATCTATTGCCCGCCGGCAGCTACCAGGGGCCTACTGCCCTGCTAAAGGAACCACTGCCGGCGGCCCTGCATACCCGCACATTTAAGCAGTGA